The Polaribacter sp. Q13 sequence AGTCCTAATTTAGATAAACTTGCTGGTGAAGGATTGTTGTTTGAAAATGCGTATTGTCAGCAAGCTATTTGCGGGCCATCAAGAGCTAGTTTGTTAACAGGGATTAGACCAGAAACAAGTGGGGTTTTTCATAATTACATCAAATTTAGAGACGTAAATCCAGATGTGGTTACCCTGCCGCAACATTTTAAAAATAACGGTTATGAAACGGTGTACATGGGGAAGATTTTTCATCATGGAGATTTAGATGATGAGAAATCATGGAGTAGATTACCAGCTTTAGATAGTATGCAAGGCATAAAAAAACCAGTAGGTTTTGCTTTAGAAAAGAACAATTTAGATCGTGTAAAAACACGAAAAGAAATGAATGCAAAATATGGTGCTGTAGCTAAATTTGGTTTGGCTTCTGGAGTTGCTTATGAATCTGCAGATGTTTCAGACAATACCTATGTAGATGGCTATAATACAGAATTAGCCATTGCAACCATGAAAGAAATGGCGGCTAAAAATGACAAACCTTTTTTCTTAGGATTAGGTTTTAATAAACCACATTTAAATTGGGTTTCACCAAAAAAGTATTGGGATTTATACGATAGAGAAAAAATAAAACTAGCTACCCAAACTGAAGGCCCAGAAAATGGAGCAACAATGGGGTTACATCCTTCTTTTGAATTACGTGTAAGAAGCGGAATTCCGAAGCAAGGACCTATTGATAAAGAATTAGCAATTACCTTAAAACATGCATATTTAGCATGTGTAAGTTATGTTGATGCTCAGATTGGTAAAATGATTGCGGCTTTAGAAAAAGAAGGCTTAAGAGAAAATACCATAATTATTGTTTGGAGTGATCATGGTTGGCATTTAGGTGATATGGGTATTTGGGGAAAAGCAACGAATTATGAAATAGCAACACGCGTTCCGTTATTAATTTGGACACCAGATATGCCAAAAGGAAGTCAAGGAAAAACCACAGATGCTTTGGTAGAATTGGTAGATATGTATCCTACGTTAGCAGAATTAGCAGGTTTAGAAATTCCAAAACATGTAGAAGGAACAAGTTTTACTCCATTAATAGAAAACCCTAAAAAACCTTGGAAAGATGCTGCGTTTAGTCAGTTTCCTTCACCAGCATTAAGAGAATGGGGTGGCTTTCCAATACGACCAGCAATGAGAGAGACTTATTTTGGTCCGTTATTGAAAGAGGTTGAAGGGGAAATTAAAAATCAACAAAAAGAAAAATGGGACAGAGATTTGTTTGAAAACAACTTAATGGGCTATGCCATGAGAACAGCTCAATACAGATTTATTGTTTGGAAAGATAGAACAAACAAAGAGAAGGAGCCTGTTTTTGTAGAGTTGTATGACCATCAAACAGATCCAACGGAAACAAAGAATATCGCTAATGAAAATACAGCTTTAGTTGAAAAATTAATGATTCAATTTATTAAAGGTTGGCAAGGAAATATTCCAAAGAAATCTATTTAATATTTTAGAGGTGATGAAGATTTTCAAAGAAGACTAAAAATCTGCGCTAATCAGCGAAATCTGCGGGAGATATAATATTTGTATAAAAATTGTCCCTTGGATTTCATTGAATTATGCTGAAAAGCAAAAAATATATTGGTAAGAAATAATCCATAAAACAACATTAAAATGAAAAGAAGAGATTTTTTCAAAAAAGGAGCAACAGCTGCCATTGCAGTCGGAGCAATACCTATGATTGCATCGTCATGTGCAAGTACAAATGATATGGTGTATGATAGAGAAAATGATAAATGGTTTCATTTAGGAACGGGGAAAACAGGAGCGAATTCAAGAAAAAAAACAAACGGATATGATGTTGCTGTTATTGGTGGTGGAGCAGCGGGAATCTGTGCTGCAGTTGCTGCTGCAAGAAATGGTTCTAAAACGGTTTTAATTCAAGATAGACCTGTTTTAGGAGGAAATGCTTCCAGTGAAATGCGTGTGCATTTAAACGGAGTAAATAATATTAAGGGAAAAGCAGAAAGAGAAACAGGAATTATAGAAGAAATTTTATTGCACAATCGTTTTGAAAATGAGCAAGAATCTTTTCCTGTTTTCGATCATGTTTTATATGATTTTGTGGTGAGGGAGCCTAACATTACATTGATGTTAAATACCCAAGCGGTAGATGCGGTGATGGATGGAAATAAAATAAAATCTGCAATGTGTTGGCAAGCAACAACCGAAACCATGTTTACAATTAATGCACCCATTTTTATTGATTGTTCTGGTGATGGATTGTTAGCTGCAACTTCTGGTGCAGAATACAGAACAGGTAGAGAAGGGAAAGCAGAATTTAATGAAAAATATGCACCAGATGAGCCAGATGGATGGCAAATGGGCGCAACTTTATTAATGTCTTCTAAAGATATGGGGAAACCTATGAAGTATTCTCCTCCTTCTTATGCTATTAAATACACGCATGAAGGTGCAAATAAAAGAAGAAAATTTGCTGGATTTAGAGATGGTGTTTGGTGGATAGAAGTTGGGAGTGAAGATGATATTATTGCAGAAGCAGAAGTGAATAGACATAAATTAATGGGCTATTTACATGGTGTTTGGGATTATATTAAAAACTCTGGTAAGTTTCCTGAAGCAGAAAATTTAGCCTTAGATTGGGTAGGTTCTTTACCCGGAAGAAGAGAGTCTCGTCGTTTTGTTGGAGATTATATTCTGTCGGAAAAGGACATGACAGAACACAAGCATTTTGAAGATGCGATTGGTTTTGGGGGTTGGTCTTTAGATGAGCACAATCCTGGAGGGATAGAGAATATTTCTGAACCACCAAGTTATTTTCATTATCATTTTAAAGAAGTCTATCAATTTCCGTTTAGAAGTTTGTATTCTAAAAATGTGTCTAATTTACTATTTGCTGGTAGAAATGTGAGTCAGACGCATATTGCACTTTCATCGAGTAGAATTATGGCAACATGTGCTTTAGAAGGTCAGGCAGTTGGTACCGCAGCTACTATTTGTAATAAATACAATATAAACCCTAGAGAAGTCGCTAAGAAACATATAAAGGAATTACAGGAACAATTATTACGTGATGATGTTTTTATTCCGAAGAGAAATGCCAACGACCCAAAAGATTTGGCTAAAAAGGCAAGTACCATTTTTGGTTCATCTACTTCTTCTGGTGATGCTAAAAATTTAACAAACGGAATTTCGAGAGATATTTACGGAGAAATAAATCATTGGCAATCGGATGGACTTTCAGCAGAAATTCAAGCAGAATGGGAAGCTCCAGTTACATTATCAGCCATAGAAATTAAATGCGATACCAATGTGAATCGTAATATTATGATGCGTAAAGACAGTAAAAATGACGATTTGTATGGGAATTCTGTACCTAAAGAAATGTTGAAAGCAGTAAGTTTTGAAGCAAGAGTGAATGGAAGTTGGATAGCCTTAGGTGCTATAACAGACAACAGAACACGTTTGATTAAAATGAAGTTTAGCAGCGTAAAAACGACAGCTATTAGAGTAAAAATGACAGAAACTTATGGCGCTGAGAATGTAAAACTTTTTGAGTTGCGTTGTTATGCATAATAGACTGATAACTACTTTTGATTTACAGAAAATTACATAAATTAAAGAATATGAATCTATATTGATCTCCTAATATAGATTCATCCACATAAATGATACATTTTATAAAAATATATTTTTGGATACTCGTTCCACTTCTTTTGATAAGTGGTGTGGATATTCCTGTAGATCCCTATAAAACAATTCAACATAAAATAGAGATAACGCATCCGGGAGAAAAGGAGGCTGTAACTATTATTTTGATTCAAAATATAGATGAAAATGGACTTCCTATTTCCTATTATATGGATGTTCAATCTGTAATTTGTTTAGAAAAAGTTTGTAAAATTATTCCTGTTCGTATCTTTTGGAATGACATTGGCGAATATCAGAAATATGAGTTGGAAGAAGGAGCAACTTTAGAAAAGTATGAAGATGCTGTATTTGAATCTCAAGATTATCTAAAATTACAAACAATTTTAGCGAATGTAAACTCTCCTTTTAAAGATGTTTTTATAGATGAAATTTTAACTGTAGTTGATAAACATAGTGATGAGGATACAGATGCTGTTTCTGGAGCAACAGCTTTAGAGTTAGATGAAAAAGATACAGTTCCTGGTGCGGCTTTAACTTGTTTTACTTTATGGCATTGGGCAAATGGAGATATTGTGCAGAAAATTAAAGAAATTACAGGAGAATCCGTTTCAGAGCAACAATTAAAAGTTTTTTTGGTTGATGAAAATCAAGCTTATTTTAAGATTGCTTTGCATGATTTAGAACGAAGAAAAAATTACACAACGCCTTTTATTAAGGTCATAACCAAAAGAGTT is a genomic window containing:
- a CDS encoding FAD-dependent oxidoreductase, translating into MKRRDFFKKGATAAIAVGAIPMIASSCASTNDMVYDRENDKWFHLGTGKTGANSRKKTNGYDVAVIGGGAAGICAAVAAARNGSKTVLIQDRPVLGGNASSEMRVHLNGVNNIKGKAERETGIIEEILLHNRFENEQESFPVFDHVLYDFVVREPNITLMLNTQAVDAVMDGNKIKSAMCWQATTETMFTINAPIFIDCSGDGLLAATSGAEYRTGREGKAEFNEKYAPDEPDGWQMGATLLMSSKDMGKPMKYSPPSYAIKYTHEGANKRRKFAGFRDGVWWIEVGSEDDIIAEAEVNRHKLMGYLHGVWDYIKNSGKFPEAENLALDWVGSLPGRRESRRFVGDYILSEKDMTEHKHFEDAIGFGGWSLDEHNPGGIENISEPPSYFHYHFKEVYQFPFRSLYSKNVSNLLFAGRNVSQTHIALSSSRIMATCALEGQAVGTAATICNKYNINPREVAKKHIKELQEQLLRDDVFIPKRNANDPKDLAKKASTIFGSSTSSGDAKNLTNGISRDIYGEINHWQSDGLSAEIQAEWEAPVTLSAIEIKCDTNVNRNIMMRKDSKNDDLYGNSVPKEMLKAVSFEARVNGSWIALGAITDNRTRLIKMKFSSVKTTAIRVKMTETYGAENVKLFELRCYA
- a CDS encoding sulfatase translates to MRIYFLAAFSLLFFSCNSSQKELNQKIKKRPNILFIGIDDLRPELGCYGSDIAVSPNLDKLAGEGLLFENAYCQQAICGPSRASLLTGIRPETSGVFHNYIKFRDVNPDVVTLPQHFKNNGYETVYMGKIFHHGDLDDEKSWSRLPALDSMQGIKKPVGFALEKNNLDRVKTRKEMNAKYGAVAKFGLASGVAYESADVSDNTYVDGYNTELAIATMKEMAAKNDKPFFLGLGFNKPHLNWVSPKKYWDLYDREKIKLATQTEGPENGATMGLHPSFELRVRSGIPKQGPIDKELAITLKHAYLACVSYVDAQIGKMIAALEKEGLRENTIIIVWSDHGWHLGDMGIWGKATNYEIATRVPLLIWTPDMPKGSQGKTTDALVELVDMYPTLAELAGLEIPKHVEGTSFTPLIENPKKPWKDAAFSQFPSPALREWGGFPIRPAMRETYFGPLLKEVEGEIKNQQKEKWDRDLFENNLMGYAMRTAQYRFIVWKDRTNKEKEPVFVELYDHQTDPTETKNIANENTALVEKLMIQFIKGWQGNIPKKSI